The Raphanus sativus cultivar WK10039 chromosome 2, ASM80110v3, whole genome shotgun sequence genome includes a region encoding these proteins:
- the LOC108822010 gene encoding autophagy-related protein 18f-like, with protein sequence MSNNDDDDSQKPETSTSGGVVSRSARTLSDYLRTISSGASTVARTAASSVVNRPSLHDQVLWAGFDKLEKEDGDTRRVLLLAFHSGFQIWDVQDTDNVHVIVSAHDGHAAFMQMLPYPLLSKDTDDDVFFESRPLLAVCGDSSWVEILDREDTASDDDAESETVVPTHVNVYSLKSNSYVHTLKFNSVIYTIRCSPRIVAVLQADQIHCFDAKTLVEEYSIVTNSIAYGSLGVGYGPLAVGPRWIAYSASRIADSSSTIFTSELLPLSSSPSVAQFARESSKHIVSGIARLGGKGYKSLSRMCTDALPLPNSYIPGFKGIGVATDKVQDAESIGMVIISDVINKSVICQFKAHNNPISALSFDPSGMLLVSASTQGSNINVFKILPRTSNTSDPSKESFMHLFKLHRGYTYAVIQGISFSNDSSVIVVSSSRGTSHLFEINPEREGHLAVSLSPVIKIRSGDTSGWIGTVSGAAAAAMGTVSGVAAGMVGGGGGGDSLPGSTATTFCGSDNSFATRNLLVFAPSGCMTQYALKAGGDGDEALVMTGIDESGSETEGPVVRVRRWSMIQNRSRREMQAQQSDIYGATSDNLGLQSAEVPWKVSKKGKAPLVQDNHQLYVSETELRVYQPPQLASWECENYRFQKLVLDGDEESNGGGGEMEIERIQAQTIEARTTVLRPVWG encoded by the exons ATGAGTAACAACGACGACGACGACTCTCAGAAGCCGGAGACCTCTACTTCCGGCGGAGTCGTCTCTCGATCAGCTCGAACGTTGTCTGACTACCTTCGCACCATTTCCTCCGGCGCTTCCACCGTCGCTCGCACCGCCGCTTCTTCCGTCGTTAACCGACCCTCTCTTCACGACCAG GTACTATGGGCGGGTTTCGATAAGCTAGAGAAAGAGGACGGCGATACTCGGAGAGTCCTTCTACTTGcattccactctggtttccaaaTCTGGGATGTCCAAGACACTGACAACGTCCACGTCATCGTCTCCGCTCATGACGGTCATGCTGCCTTCATGCAGATGCTACCTTACCCGCTTCTCTCCAAGGATACAGACGATGATGTGTTTTTCGAGAGCCGTCCGCTTTTGGCTGTGTGTGGTGACAGTTCTTGGGTGGAGATTTTAGACAGAGAGGACACCGCTTCTGACGACGACGCTGAAAGTGAAACCGTTGTGCCGACTCACGTGAACGTCTACTCGTTGAAGTCAAACTCTTATGTTCATACGTTGAAGTTCAACTCTGTCATCTACACCATTAGGTGCAGTCCTCGGATCGTTGCTGTGCTACAAGCTGATCAG ATACATTGCTTTGATGCTAAAACGTTAGTGGAGGAATACAGTATTGTCACTAACTCCATAGCGTATGGCTCGTTGGGTGTTGGATACGGTCCTCTTGCTGTTGGTCCACGGTGGATCGCTTATAGCGCAAGTCGTATTGCGGATTCGAGCTCCACGATTTTCACTTCGGAGCTTCTCCCACTGTCGTCATCACCCAGCGTTGCACAGTTTGCAAGAGAGTCGAGCAAACATATTGTATCTGGGATTGCGAGGCTTGGAGGCAAAGGGTACAAGTCGTTGTCTAGGATGTGCACTGATGCTCTGCCTCTTCCCAATTCGTATATTCCTGGTTTTAAGGGCATTGGAGTTGCTACTGACAAAGTGCAAGACGCTGAGAGCATAGGAATG gtGATAATCAGTGATGTTATAAACAAAAGCGTGATATGTCAGTTTAAGGCACACAATAATCCGATCTCAGCTTTGAGCTTTGATCCAAGTGGGATGCTTTTGGTGTCTGCTTCGACTCAGGGCAGCAATATTAACGTGTTCAAAATACTGCCGAGAACCTCCAACACTAGTGATCCGAGCAAAGAGTCTTTTATGCATCTCTTCAAACTCCATCGTGGCTATACTTATGCG GTGATACAAGGCATCAGTTTCAGCAATGATAGCAGTGTGATAGTGGTTAGCTCTTCAAGAGGGACAAGTCATCTGTTTGAGATCAATCCCGAGAGAGAGGGGCATCTTGCTGTTTCTCTGTCACCTGTTATTAAGATAAGAAGCGGAGACACCAGCGGATGGATTGGTACAGTGAGCGGTGCTGCAGCTGCGGCGATGGGGACAGTAAGCGGTGTTGCAGCTGGAATggttggaggaggaggaggaggagactcTCTTCCGGGTTCAACCGCAACAACTTTCTGTGGTTCTGATAATAGCTTTGCGACGAGGAACCTTCTGGTTTTTGCTCCTTCTGGATGTATGACACAGTATGCGTTGAAGGCTGGGGGGGATGGTGATGAGGCTTTGGTGATGACGGGGATTGATGAGTCTGGTTCAGAGACTGAAGGACCGGTTGTGAGAGTACGAAGGTGGTCCATGATCCAAAACCGATCTAGAAGAGAGATGCAAGCTCAACAAAGTGACATATATGGAGCGACTTCGGATAACCTTGGGTTGCAGAGTGCTGAGGTACCTTGGAAAGTAAGTAAGAAAGGAAAGGCCCCCCTTGTGCAGGATAATCATCAGCTGTACGTGTCTGAAACAGAGTTGCGAGTGTACCAGCCACCTCAGCTAGCGTCATGGGAATGTGAAAAT TATAGGTTTCAGAAGCTGGTATTGGATGGGGATGAGGAGAGTAATGGTGGAGGAGGGGAGATGGAGATTGAAAGAATCCAAGCTCAGACGATTGAAGCAAGAACAACAGTTTTGCGTCCAGTCTGGGGTTGA
- the LOC108817817 gene encoding transcription factor ILR3 yields MVSPENPNWISDLIDAELGSFTIQGPGFSWPLHQQPLGNVSSNSSAGVDGSAANSEASKEPGSKKRARCESSSATSSKACREKQRRDRLNDKFTELSVILEPGNPPKTDKAAILVDAVRMVTQLRGEAQKLKDSNSSLQDKIKELKTEKNELRDEKQRLKTEKEKLEQQLKAMNAPQPSFFPAPPMMPTAFASAQGQAPGNKMVPIISYPGVAMWQFMPPTSVDTSQDHVLRPPVA; encoded by the exons ATGGTGTCGCCCGAAAACCCTAATTGGATATCCGACCTGATCGATGCCGAGCTTGGAAGCTTCACCATCCAAGGCCCTGGTTTCTCTTGGCCCCTTCACCAACAACCTCTTGGAAACGTTTCTTCCAATTCCAG CGCGGGAGTTGATGGTTCGGCTGCAAATTCAGAAGCCAGCAAGGAACCTGGCTCCAAAAAGAG gGCGAGATGTGAATCATCTTCTGCCACTAGCTCAAAAGCATGTAGAGAGAAGCAGCGTCGAGACAGGCTGAATGACAA GTTTACCGAATTGAGTGTAATTCTGGAGCCTGGAAATCCTCCCAAAACAGACAAGGCTGCAATCTTGGTCGATGCTGTCCGCATGGTGACACAGCTACGCGGCGAGGCTCAGAAGTTGAAGGACTCAAATTCAAGTCTTCAGGACAAAATCAAAGAGTTAAAG ACCGAGAAAAACGAGCTGCGAGATGAGAAACAGAGGCTGAAGACAGAGAAAGAGAAGCTGGAGCAGCAGCTGAAAGCCATGAATGCTCCTCAACCAAGCTTTTTCCCAGCTCCACCTATGATGCCAACTGCTTTTGCTTCTGCGCAAGGCCAAGCTCCCGGAAACAAGATGGTGCCAATCATCAGTTACCCTGGAGTTGCCATGTGGCAGTTCATGCCTCCTACTTCGGTCGATACCTCTCAGGATCATGTCCTTCGTCCACCAGTTGCTtaa